A single genomic interval of Thermus antranikianii DSM 12462 harbors:
- a CDS encoding glucodextranase DOMON-like domain-containing protein: protein MLFLFQDPVGDDQGLAYLYPRAALFQEAGEGYADLLALAGEEREGRLVLKVRLSRYPNPLGGPLGFSLATVALWLDTGEGGEEALLPGLSTPPGQGWEVAYILTGFGGEKRTPTGERTPARVWREGEWVVVDTGISPGPYGYYGAVGLFDPFASWYLRPTGPEGGPWTLGAPPGSPPVVDLLAEAPLDQVKAYQTGILKPLRPKGFALKRESLLAFALGGASLLLAFLLRKP from the coding sequence ATGCTGTTTCTCTTCCAGGACCCCGTGGGCGACGATCAGGGCCTGGCCTACCTCTATCCCCGGGCAGCCCTGTTCCAGGAGGCGGGGGAGGGCTATGCCGACCTCCTGGCCCTGGCAGGGGAAGAACGGGAAGGGAGGCTGGTCCTGAAGGTGCGCCTGAGCCGCTACCCGAATCCCCTCGGGGGCCCCTTGGGCTTCAGCCTGGCCACGGTGGCCCTCTGGTTGGACACCGGGGAAGGAGGGGAGGAAGCCTTGCTTCCTGGGCTTTCCACCCCTCCTGGCCAAGGCTGGGAGGTGGCCTATATCCTCACGGGATTTGGCGGGGAAAAGCGCACCCCCACCGGGGAAAGGACGCCCGCGAGGGTGTGGCGGGAAGGGGAATGGGTGGTGGTGGACACCGGGATTTCCCCCGGGCCTTACGGCTACTACGGGGCCGTGGGCCTCTTCGACCCCTTCGCTTCCTGGTACCTGCGCCCCACAGGCCCGGAAGGAGGCCCCTGGACCCTGGGGGCCCCCCCGGGAAGCCCCCCGGTGGTGGACCTTTTGGCGGAGGCACCCTTGGACCAGGTAAAGGCCTACCAAACCGGCATCCTGAAGCCCTTAAGGCCCAAGGGATTCGCCCTCAAAAGGGAAAGCCTCCTGGCCTTTGCCCTGGGCGGGGCCTCCCTCCTCCTGGCCTTCCTCCTCCGCAAGCCCTAG
- a CDS encoding gluconeogenesis factor YvcK family protein: MWTRRNKPLGFYRVAKGLARRFPPLRWLHPGMRVKRYAALAGLGVGLMAYGLARFLPPPPPEPWALGLVLLGLALLVGGVRSMNRSMLSAFTEPEAVPERVYVRRRLEQGPKVVAFGGGTGLSRVLRGLKEHTANTTAIVAVTDDGGSTGRLRLAFGLPAVGDLVDCLAALSDHPALPKLLHYRFQEGEFKGHTFGNLFLLTLNQEARDFAQAILEANAILQLRGQVFPATPEAVRLKARFRDGSEVVGEVAIREKRGRIQEVFLEPEPQRVMEEALRAIRQADLLVLGPGSLYTSVIPSFLPKPLLEAMAKARAPLVYVVNLMTEPGETDGYTAYDHYKAIAYHLGRRPEVVLVHTAPIPEEVQRRYAAEGRFPVAFDPRPFAADGVRVIAGDFREEGPLAQHDPEKVVRALVALV; this comes from the coding sequence ATGTGGACAAGGAGGAATAAGCCCCTGGGCTTTTACCGGGTAGCCAAAGGGCTTGCCCGGCGTTTTCCCCCGCTTCGCTGGCTCCACCCAGGGATGCGGGTCAAGCGCTACGCCGCTTTGGCAGGCCTAGGGGTGGGTCTCATGGCCTACGGGCTCGCCCGCTTCCTCCCTCCCCCACCCCCGGAGCCCTGGGCTCTGGGCCTCGTCCTCTTGGGCCTCGCCCTCTTGGTGGGAGGGGTAAGGAGCATGAACCGGAGCATGCTCTCCGCCTTCACCGAGCCCGAGGCGGTGCCGGAAAGGGTCTACGTGCGCAGGAGGCTGGAGCAAGGCCCCAAGGTGGTGGCCTTTGGCGGCGGGACCGGGCTCTCCCGTGTGCTTAGGGGCCTAAAGGAGCACACGGCCAACACCACCGCCATCGTGGCCGTGACCGACGACGGGGGCTCCACAGGCCGGCTCCGGCTAGCTTTCGGCCTGCCGGCGGTGGGGGATCTGGTGGACTGCCTGGCGGCGCTTTCCGACCACCCCGCCCTTCCCAAGCTCCTGCACTACCGCTTCCAGGAAGGAGAATTTAAGGGCCACACCTTCGGCAACCTCTTCCTCTTGACCCTGAACCAGGAAGCCAGGGATTTCGCCCAGGCCATCCTCGAGGCCAACGCCATCCTGCAGCTTAGGGGCCAGGTCTTTCCCGCCACCCCCGAGGCCGTGCGGCTTAAAGCCCGCTTCCGCGATGGCTCGGAGGTGGTGGGCGAGGTGGCCATCCGGGAAAAAAGGGGGCGGATCCAGGAGGTCTTCCTGGAACCCGAACCCCAGCGGGTCATGGAGGAAGCCCTTAGAGCCATCCGCCAAGCGGACCTCCTGGTTCTGGGCCCGGGAAGCCTCTACACCAGCGTCATCCCCAGCTTCCTGCCCAAGCCCCTCCTGGAGGCCATGGCCAAGGCCAGGGCTCCCCTGGTCTACGTGGTGAACCTCATGACCGAGCCGGGGGAAACCGATGGCTACACCGCTTACGACCATTACAAGGCCATCGCCTACCATCTCGGCAGGAGGCCCGAGGTGGTCCTGGTGCACACCGCCCCCATCCCGGAGGAAGTCCAAAGGCGGTATGCGGCAGAAGGGCGTTTTCCCGTGGCCTTTGACCCGAGGCCCTTCGCCGCGGATGGGGTGAGGGTGATCGCCGGGGATTTCCGGGAGGAGGGCCCCTTGGCCCAGCACGACCCGGAAAAGGTGGTGAGGGCCCTCGTGGCCCTGGTATAA
- the rapZ gene encoding RNase adapter RapZ, with product MRFLVLSGLSGAGKTTAKGYLEDLGYFMVDNLPPSLWEALLQELARRGVERAGVVLDARALAFLGDLERVLDQLKPTVVYLEARPEVLLRRYNLTRRVHPLGAGNLMREIGEERRILGPLRARAHLVLDTSELSPRALKDALVRFLGEEAGFLLRLISFGFKWGPPQEADLVLDVRPLPNPHYDPALKPKTGLDPEVQAYVFREEYEPYYRALLAVVGLAAEGAQKEGRAFYTVAVGCTGGRHRSVAVAERLAEELSSRFRVEVSHRDVDKEE from the coding sequence ATGCGGTTTCTAGTGCTTTCGGGGCTTTCTGGAGCGGGCAAGACCACGGCCAAGGGATACCTTGAGGACCTGGGCTACTTCATGGTGGACAACCTCCCCCCAAGCCTGTGGGAAGCCCTCTTGCAGGAACTGGCCCGAAGAGGGGTGGAGCGGGCCGGGGTGGTGCTGGACGCCCGGGCCTTGGCCTTCCTCGGGGACCTGGAAAGGGTCCTGGACCAGCTCAAGCCCACCGTGGTCTACCTCGAGGCCCGCCCCGAGGTCCTCCTGCGCCGCTACAACCTGACCCGGAGGGTCCACCCCCTGGGGGCGGGAAACCTCATGCGGGAGATCGGGGAGGAACGCCGCATCCTGGGTCCTTTACGGGCCAGGGCCCACCTGGTCCTGGATACCTCGGAGCTTTCCCCAAGGGCCCTCAAGGACGCCCTGGTGCGTTTTCTTGGGGAGGAGGCAGGCTTTCTTTTGCGCCTCATCTCCTTTGGCTTCAAGTGGGGCCCGCCCCAGGAGGCGGATCTGGTCCTAGACGTGCGCCCCCTACCCAACCCCCACTACGACCCCGCCCTCAAGCCCAAGACGGGGCTTGACCCGGAGGTGCAGGCCTATGTGTTCCGGGAAGAGTACGAGCCCTACTACCGGGCCCTGCTGGCGGTGGTGGGGTTGGCGGCAGAGGGGGCCCAGAAGGAAGGCAGGGCCTTTTACACCGTGGCCGTGGGCTGCACCGGGGGAAGGCACCGGAGCGTGGCCGTGGCCGAGCGGCTTGCCGAAGAGCTCTCCAGCCGGTTCCGGGTGGAGGTGAGCCACCGGGATGTGGACAAGGAGGAATAA
- a CDS encoding type II CAAX prenyl endopeptidase Rce1 family protein, whose protein sequence is MRALYWTLGLSWVAFLVFYLLGGRVGSLAYLAFGFLYMWIPGLVALSFARKEGVRLPLALRPNRYWLFAWLFPVALTLLSIPLSLPFGARKGWEALRQPTPQATAQSIPETLSAFLPLVLILSALMAGATVNLLAALGEELLWRGYLWEKLKERGFWPASLEIGFWWGLWHAPLILAGHNYPREPLLGVPMMILFTLALTPGLLWVREKAGSVLAAALFHGTLNAIAGLSLLLVERTHDLLIGVVGLPGLFLLSLFNLWLRRRV, encoded by the coding sequence ATGAGGGCCCTTTACTGGACCCTGGGCCTTTCCTGGGTGGCCTTCCTGGTCTTTTACCTGCTGGGCGGGCGGGTGGGTAGCCTTGCCTATCTGGCCTTTGGCTTCCTCTACATGTGGATTCCCGGCCTGGTGGCCCTTTCCTTCGCCCGCAAGGAGGGAGTGCGTCTCCCCCTTGCCCTAAGGCCCAACCGCTACTGGCTTTTCGCCTGGCTCTTCCCCGTGGCCCTCACCCTGCTTTCCATTCCCTTAAGCCTTCCCTTCGGTGCCCGGAAAGGATGGGAAGCCCTCCGGCAACCCACGCCCCAGGCAACAGCCCAATCGATCCCGGAAACCCTCTCTGCGTTTCTCCCCCTGGTCCTCATCCTCTCCGCCCTGATGGCGGGGGCCACGGTAAACCTCCTGGCCGCTTTGGGAGAGGAGCTTTTGTGGCGGGGGTACCTGTGGGAAAAGCTAAAGGAGCGGGGCTTCTGGCCCGCCAGCCTGGAAATCGGCTTCTGGTGGGGCCTGTGGCATGCTCCCCTTATCCTGGCTGGCCACAACTATCCCAGAGAACCTCTCCTCGGCGTTCCCATGATGATCCTTTTCACCCTGGCCCTGACCCCTGGGCTCCTCTGGGTCCGGGAAAAAGCGGGCTCGGTGCTGGCGGCGGCCCTCTTCCACGGAACCCTGAACGCCATAGCGGGCCTCTCCCTCCTTCTGGTGGAACGCACCCACGACCTCCTCATCGGGGTGGTGGGGCTTCCTGGACTTTTCCTCCTTTCCCTTTTCAACCTCTGGCTGAGGAGGCGGGTATAG
- a CDS encoding SPFH domain-containing protein, whose translation MREVKETAAWRQNGFLALLALLLALLWLGWAGYRLVGEKELFYLWHLISALLASGLLAAGLFTVQPNEAVALVFLGRYVGSVREEGFHFANPLAQRKRVTLRVHNFTSDKLKVNDAHGNPIEIAAVVVWRVVDTAKALFQVENYQSFVAIQSEAAIRALASRHPYDAEGRSLRGNPEEIAEELKAEVQERLKVAGVEVLEARLTHLAYAPEIAQAMLRRQQALAVVAARRLIVEAAVGMVKEALLGLEAQGIALDEERRAAMVNNLMVALVAEAQAHPVMNVGTLYT comes from the coding sequence ATGCGCGAGGTAAAGGAAACTGCGGCGTGGCGGCAAAACGGCTTTCTGGCCCTTTTGGCTCTCCTCCTGGCCCTCCTCTGGCTGGGCTGGGCAGGGTATCGGTTGGTGGGCGAGAAGGAGCTTTTCTACCTCTGGCACCTCATCTCCGCCCTTCTGGCCTCGGGGCTTTTAGCGGCGGGGCTTTTCACCGTGCAACCCAACGAGGCGGTGGCCCTGGTCTTCCTGGGGCGGTACGTGGGTAGCGTCCGGGAGGAAGGCTTCCACTTCGCCAACCCCCTGGCCCAGCGAAAACGGGTCACCCTGAGGGTCCACAACTTCACCTCCGATAAACTCAAGGTGAACGACGCCCACGGAAACCCCATAGAGATCGCCGCCGTGGTGGTGTGGCGGGTGGTGGACACGGCCAAGGCTCTTTTCCAGGTGGAGAACTACCAGAGCTTCGTGGCCATCCAGTCGGAGGCGGCCATCAGGGCGCTGGCGAGCCGCCACCCCTACGATGCCGAGGGCAGGTCCTTAAGGGGAAACCCGGAGGAAATCGCCGAGGAGCTCAAGGCCGAGGTGCAGGAGCGCCTGAAGGTGGCCGGGGTGGAGGTGTTGGAGGCCCGTCTCACCCACCTGGCCTACGCTCCGGAGATCGCCCAGGCCATGCTCCGCCGGCAGCAGGCCCTGGCAGTGGTGGCGGCCAGGAGGCTCATCGTGGAGGCAGCGGTGGGCATGGTGAAGGAAGCCCTCCTGGGCCTCGAGGCCCAGGGGATCGCCCTGGACGAGGAACGCCGGGCGGCCATGGTGAACAACCTCATGGTGGCCCTGGTGGCCGAGGCCCAGGCCCATCCGGTGATGAACGTGGGTACCCTGTACACCTAA
- a CDS encoding ABC transporter permease: MRDIYRIFWKELVQVFRDRKLVFSTLILPVLLMPIFMFGPSLVLQRLLQGAQERKQEVAVLNLPEEALRALEQAGLSPKAHPDPEGAVREGKYPVGVRYEQGVYRVYGRLAGGLTEGQVAVSKVQGALQALKEAKVAEALAQRGIPHQVLTPFQVEVVDTSTEREKAGGLLGFLLPFFLVVFVLTGGQVVAVDATAGEKEKGTLEALLVAPVPLLHLAMGKTLATVAMALLSGTSGLLGLALGSTMAATFGGGLLTESGQILELGGRLALDGTGFLALFLSAFLLALFMGAVMVSLGLFARSFKEAQSYMAPLQLLVLLPLIFLQFRGFFELQTWHHLVPLFNVALLMDALLKGSASPLQAGLTWGSTLVYAGLALLVAVRVFSREEVVFRN; encoded by the coding sequence ATGAGGGATATCTACCGCATCTTCTGGAAGGAGCTGGTACAGGTCTTCCGCGATCGCAAGCTGGTCTTCTCTACCCTGATCCTTCCTGTGCTGCTCATGCCCATTTTCATGTTCGGGCCCAGCCTGGTCCTCCAAAGGCTCCTGCAGGGCGCCCAGGAGAGGAAGCAGGAGGTGGCGGTCCTGAACCTGCCCGAAGAAGCCCTCCGCGCCCTGGAGCAGGCCGGACTCTCCCCCAAAGCCCACCCCGACCCCGAGGGAGCCGTGCGGGAGGGGAAGTATCCCGTGGGCGTCCGCTACGAGCAGGGGGTGTACCGGGTCTATGGCCGCCTGGCAGGGGGGCTTACGGAGGGGCAGGTGGCGGTGAGCAAGGTGCAAGGGGCCCTGCAAGCCCTTAAGGAGGCCAAGGTGGCCGAGGCCCTGGCCCAGAGGGGAATCCCCCACCAGGTCCTCACTCCCTTCCAGGTGGAGGTGGTGGACACCTCCACCGAGCGGGAGAAGGCCGGGGGGCTTCTGGGCTTCCTCCTTCCTTTCTTCCTGGTGGTCTTCGTCCTCACAGGGGGGCAGGTGGTGGCGGTGGACGCCACCGCGGGGGAGAAGGAGAAGGGGACCCTCGAGGCCCTCCTCGTGGCTCCGGTACCCCTTTTGCACTTGGCCATGGGCAAGACCTTGGCTACAGTGGCCATGGCTCTTCTCTCCGGGACATCAGGGCTTTTAGGGCTGGCCCTCGGCAGCACCATGGCGGCAACGTTTGGTGGTGGCCTCCTCACGGAAAGCGGCCAGATCCTGGAGCTAGGGGGGAGGCTGGCATTGGATGGAACTGGCTTCCTAGCTCTTTTCCTCTCCGCCTTCCTTTTAGCCCTCTTCATGGGGGCGGTGATGGTAAGCCTGGGGCTTTTCGCCCGAAGCTTCAAGGAAGCCCAGAGCTACATGGCCCCCCTCCAGCTTCTCGTCTTGCTCCCCCTCATCTTCCTCCAGTTTCGGGGCTTCTTTGAACTGCAAACCTGGCACCACCTGGTGCCCCTCTTCAACGTGGCCCTCCTCATGGACGCCCTCCTGAAGGGAAGCGCAAGCCCCCTGCAGGCGGGCCTCACCTGGGGTTCCACCCTGGTCTACGCCGGGCTTGCCCTCCTGGTGGCGGTCCGGGTTTTTTCCCGGGAAGAGGTGGTCTTCAGGAACTAA
- a CDS encoding ATP-binding cassette domain-containing protein, translating to MIEVTGLTKAYGQRLAVQDLTFQVAPGEVYALLGPNGAGKTTTLRVLSTLIRPTQGRIRVAGFDVVQDPLEVRRRLGLVNGGMRVYDRLTGREVLRFFAGFYGLEGQAFQEALDWVADLLEMEETLERRVMEMSTGMRQKVVIARAILHRPPVLLLDEATAGLDVFARRALLDFVKAYRQLGNAIIYSTHVMSEAEEVADRVGFLHQGRLVYEGSKEEALALGEGSLEEAFVRRVKEAA from the coding sequence ATGATTGAAGTCACCGGTCTCACCAAGGCCTACGGCCAGCGCCTGGCCGTGCAGGACCTCACCTTCCAGGTGGCCCCCGGGGAGGTCTATGCCCTACTGGGCCCCAACGGGGCTGGGAAGACCACCACCTTGCGGGTTCTCTCCACCCTGATCCGCCCCACCCAGGGCAGGATCAGGGTGGCGGGGTTCGATGTGGTCCAAGACCCCCTCGAGGTGCGCCGGCGCCTGGGCCTGGTTAACGGAGGCATGCGGGTGTACGACCGCCTCACGGGGCGGGAGGTACTCCGGTTCTTCGCCGGGTTTTACGGCCTCGAGGGCCAGGCCTTCCAGGAGGCCCTGGACTGGGTAGCGGACCTTTTGGAGATGGAGGAAACCCTGGAGCGAAGGGTCATGGAGATGTCCACCGGCATGCGTCAGAAGGTGGTCATCGCCCGGGCCATCCTCCACCGCCCTCCCGTCCTCCTTCTGGACGAGGCCACGGCCGGGCTGGACGTGTTCGCCCGCAGGGCTCTTCTGGACTTCGTCAAGGCCTACCGCCAGCTGGGCAACGCCATCATCTACTCCACCCACGTGATGAGCGAGGCGGAGGAGGTGGCGGACCGGGTGGGCTTTTTGCACCAGGGCCGGCTGGTCTATGAGGGAAGCAAGGAGGAAGCCCTGGCCCTGGGGGAGGGAAGCCTGGAGGAAGCGTTCGTGCGCAGGGTGAAGGAGGCCGCATGA
- a CDS encoding cob(I)yrinic acid a,c-diamide adenosyltransferase yields MKIYTKTGDTGETGLYGAERVAKAHPRVEAYGTVDEANSALGLARSLLPREHLDLHDLLERIQNALFDLGADLATRMGSPYEKNIARMDAQDVEGLEQAIDRYMEESPPFQGFILPGGHPAAAALHLARTVVRRAERKVVALSREEPVNPEAIRYLNRLSDLLFVLARVVNTREGVREEAWLVKKRR; encoded by the coding sequence ATGAAGATCTACACCAAGACCGGGGACACAGGGGAAACCGGCCTTTACGGGGCCGAGCGGGTGGCGAAGGCCCATCCCCGGGTGGAGGCCTATGGCACCGTGGACGAGGCCAACTCCGCCTTGGGCCTGGCGCGAAGCCTCCTTCCCCGGGAACACCTGGACCTGCACGACCTCCTGGAGCGCATCCAAAACGCCCTCTTTGACCTGGGGGCCGACCTAGCCACCCGCATGGGGAGCCCCTACGAGAAGAACATCGCCCGCATGGACGCCCAGGACGTGGAGGGGCTGGAGCAGGCCATCGACCGCTACATGGAGGAAAGCCCTCCCTTCCAGGGCTTTATCCTCCCGGGAGGGCATCCGGCGGCGGCAGCCTTGCACCTGGCCCGAACCGTGGTGCGCCGGGCGGAGCGCAAGGTGGTGGCCTTAAGCCGGGAGGAACCCGTGAACCCCGAGGCCATCCGCTACCTCAACCGCCTTTCCGACCTCCTCTTCGTCCTGGCCCGGGTGGTGAACACCCGGGAAGGGGTGCGGGAAGAGGCGTGGCTGGTGAAGAAAAGGCGCTAG
- the proB gene encoding glutamate 5-kinase, whose product MRPGLEAKRLVIKVGSAVLAGPQGLEQGVMQEIARQVLALRQEGREVVLVSSGAVAAGMAALGLPRPQDMPAKQALAAIGQPLLMARWREAFAPAPVAQVLLTAEDLASRGRYLNAKATLQALLRLKAVPIINENDTVAFQEIRFGDNDQLSARVAALVEAGLLLLLSDVDALYEDDPKKNPSARPIPEVERVEAVLAHAGEGNPLGSGGMRSKLLAARIAGRVGIPTLLLPGRRPGAILEALAGAPLGTYFHARRRYRGQRAWLYSLLRPKGELVLDAGAVRALRERGASLLPAGIKAVRGRFGRGEAVRLLTEAGEEVGVGLANYAAEEIERIKGHKSAEIEALLGYRYTEEVVHRDHLALKEEA is encoded by the coding sequence ATGCGGCCGGGACTCGAGGCCAAGCGGCTGGTCATCAAAGTGGGAAGCGCCGTGTTGGCGGGGCCCCAAGGGTTGGAGCAGGGGGTGATGCAGGAGATTGCCCGCCAGGTTCTGGCCCTGCGCCAGGAGGGGCGGGAAGTGGTTCTGGTTTCCTCGGGGGCGGTGGCGGCGGGGATGGCGGCCTTGGGCCTGCCCCGCCCCCAGGACATGCCAGCCAAGCAGGCCCTGGCCGCCATCGGCCAGCCCCTCCTCATGGCCCGTTGGCGGGAGGCCTTCGCCCCCGCCCCGGTGGCCCAGGTGCTTCTCACCGCCGAGGATCTGGCGAGCCGCGGGCGCTACCTGAACGCCAAGGCCACCCTGCAGGCCCTTTTGCGCCTGAAGGCAGTTCCCATCATCAACGAGAACGATACGGTGGCCTTCCAGGAGATCCGCTTCGGGGACAACGACCAGCTTTCCGCCCGGGTGGCGGCCTTGGTGGAGGCAGGGCTTTTGCTCCTCCTTTCCGACGTGGACGCCCTCTATGAGGATGACCCCAAGAAGAACCCCAGCGCCCGCCCTATCCCGGAGGTGGAACGGGTGGAGGCCGTGCTGGCCCATGCTGGGGAGGGGAATCCCTTGGGAAGCGGGGGGATGCGTTCCAAGCTGCTCGCCGCCCGCATCGCCGGAAGGGTGGGGATACCCACCCTCCTTCTGCCGGGGAGAAGGCCAGGGGCGATCCTCGAGGCTCTGGCAGGAGCTCCCTTGGGAACGTACTTCCACGCCAGAAGGCGGTACCGGGGCCAAAGGGCCTGGCTTTACAGCCTCCTTCGGCCCAAGGGGGAGCTGGTGCTGGACGCCGGGGCGGTGAGGGCTTTAAGGGAGAGGGGAGCAAGCCTCCTGCCCGCCGGCATCAAGGCGGTGCGGGGGCGGTTCGGTCGGGGAGAGGCGGTGCGCCTCCTCACCGAGGCAGGGGAAGAGGTGGGGGTGGGCCTGGCCAACTACGCCGCCGAGGAGATCGAGCGCATCAAGGGGCACAAAAGCGCCGAGATCGAGGCTCTGCTGGGCTATCGCTACACGGAGGAGGTGGTTCACCGGGACCACCTGGCCTTGAAGGAGGAGGCATGA
- a CDS encoding glutamate-5-semialdehyde dehydrogenase, whose translation MRELAASQREHLEKTLRELAEGARARLPEIAKGNRDGALLAMARLLEEAWPEVLKANQEDLKEAEEAGLSRAKLDRLALKDKDLRSLTEGLRQIAALPDPLGRIEGLSKRPNGLRVGRMRIPLGLIGFIYEARPGATVEAVSVALKAGNAMLLRGGKEAFRSNQALVSLWHRALREAGLPVEAVSLVPTTEREAILAMCRLELLDLLIPRGGEELIRLVQQEARVPVLAHAKGVNHLYVDERADLDMALRLVVNGKTQRPAVCNALEAVLVHERVAEVFLPMLEKAMRERGVELRACPKALPFLKEAVPAQEEEWDREYLDLILRVKVVSGLEEALEHIARYGSRHTEAICTEDPKAAWRFLEEVDASLVLWNASTRFNDGFQLGLGAEIGISTSKLHAYGPMGPMELTTTKWVALGEGQERE comes from the coding sequence ATGAGGGAGTTGGCTGCTTCCCAAAGGGAACATCTTGAGAAAACGCTGAGGGAACTGGCGGAGGGGGCTCGGGCCCGGCTTCCTGAGATCGCCAAGGGAAACCGGGACGGGGCTCTTCTGGCCATGGCCCGCCTCTTGGAGGAGGCCTGGCCGGAGGTGCTAAAGGCCAACCAAGAAGACCTCAAGGAGGCGGAAGAGGCGGGGCTATCCCGGGCCAAGCTGGACCGCCTGGCCCTCAAGGACAAGGACCTTAGGAGCCTCACCGAGGGTCTTCGTCAGATTGCCGCTCTCCCGGATCCCTTAGGAAGGATTGAGGGGCTTAGCAAGAGGCCCAACGGCCTTAGGGTGGGAAGGATGCGGATCCCCTTGGGCCTCATCGGCTTTATCTACGAGGCCCGGCCCGGGGCCACGGTGGAGGCGGTTTCCGTGGCCTTAAAGGCGGGAAACGCCATGCTCCTCAGGGGAGGGAAGGAGGCTTTCCGTTCTAACCAGGCCCTGGTTTCCCTGTGGCACCGGGCCTTGAGGGAGGCCGGGCTTCCTGTGGAGGCGGTGAGCCTGGTGCCCACCACCGAGCGAGAGGCCATCCTGGCCATGTGCCGCCTGGAGTTATTGGACCTCCTCATTCCCCGGGGTGGGGAGGAGCTCATCCGTCTGGTGCAACAGGAGGCCCGGGTGCCGGTCCTGGCCCATGCCAAGGGGGTGAATCACCTCTACGTGGACGAGAGGGCGGACCTGGATATGGCTCTCCGCCTGGTCGTTAACGGTAAGACCCAGCGGCCTGCCGTGTGCAATGCCCTCGAGGCCGTGTTGGTGCACGAGAGGGTGGCCGAGGTCTTTCTTCCCATGCTGGAAAAGGCCATGCGGGAAAGGGGAGTGGAGCTCAGGGCCTGCCCCAAAGCCCTACCCTTCCTGAAGGAGGCGGTGCCCGCTCAGGAGGAGGAGTGGGACCGGGAGTATCTGGACTTGATCCTGAGGGTGAAGGTGGTTTCCGGCCTGGAGGAAGCCCTGGAACACATCGCCCGCTACGGCTCCCGCCACACCGAGGCCATCTGCACGGAGGATCCCAAGGCTGCCTGGCGGTTTTTGGAGGAGGTGGACGCCAGCCTGGTCCTATGGAATGCCTCCACCCGCTTCAACGATGGCTTCCAGCTGGGCCTGGGGGCGGAGATCGGCATCAGCACCTCCAAGCTCCACGCCTACGGCCCCATGGGGCCCATGGAGCTCACCACCACCAAGTGGGTGGCCCTGGGGGAGGGGCAGGAGCGGGAATAG
- a CDS encoding YhjD/YihY/BrkB family envelope integrity protein, with protein sequence MLHKALRLYTQAHVPFFAAALAYYALLSLMPLLFLLVGVFGLFLSGSEALREGFLEGVETLAEGLFPARPELVQDLLRFLTRGAFPLTLVSALFLLWSGSNFFAALSYALGLIFGRPPGFRHRLLGLLMPMVLGLALILLALLGLVLGFLLRFLPPEWRGALGPLEAFLPLFLAFLLFLLTYAFFRGLKGFRHLVPLSVGAGVAALLFEGVRLGLPKLLPRSQYELLYGPLAGFVLALLGLYLVLWVFLLGAVVARAVED encoded by the coding sequence GTGTTGCACAAGGCGTTACGCCTCTACACCCAGGCCCATGTGCCCTTCTTCGCCGCTGCCTTGGCCTACTACGCCCTTCTTTCCCTCATGCCCCTTCTCTTTCTCCTGGTGGGGGTCTTTGGCCTTTTCCTCTCGGGAAGCGAGGCTCTGAGAGAGGGTTTTTTGGAGGGAGTGGAAACCTTGGCCGAGGGTCTTTTCCCGGCCCGGCCCGAGCTGGTCCAGGACCTTCTCCGCTTCCTCACCCGGGGGGCCTTTCCCCTCACCCTGGTGAGCGCCCTCTTCCTCCTTTGGTCGGGAAGCAATTTCTTCGCCGCCCTAAGCTACGCCCTGGGGCTCATCTTTGGCCGTCCCCCGGGTTTTCGCCACCGCCTTTTGGGCCTCCTCATGCCGATGGTCTTGGGCCTTGCCCTCATTCTCCTTGCCCTTTTGGGCTTGGTCCTGGGGTTTCTCCTCCGCTTCCTTCCCCCGGAGTGGCGGGGGGCCTTGGGGCCCCTGGAGGCTTTTTTACCCCTCTTCCTGGCCTTTTTGCTCTTTCTCCTCACCTACGCCTTTTTCCGCGGTCTCAAAGGGTTTCGCCACCTGGTGCCCTTGAGCGTGGGGGCAGGGGTGGCGGCCCTTCTCTTCGAGGGGGTGCGGCTTGGGCTTCCCAAGCTCCTTCCCCGCTCCCAGTACGAGCTTCTCTACGGCCCCCTGGCGGGGTTTGTCCTGGCGCTACTCGGCCTATACCTCGTGCTTTGGGTCTTCCTCCTGGGGGCGGTGGTGGCGAGGGCGGTGGAGGACTAG